The DNA window GCCATGCGATGGCGCATCTGCCCGCGGCCGTGTGTATCATCACCACCCATGGCAGCGCCGGCCGCTGCGGCATCACCGCCAGCGCCGTGTGCTCGGTCACCGACAGCCCGCCGACGGTGCTGGTCTGCATCAACCGCAACAGTGCCATGCACGACGTGTTAAAACAAAACGGCCACCTGTGCGTCAATGTGCTCAGCGGCGAGCACGAGCAACTGGCCATGCATTTCTCCGGCGCCACCAAGGTGGCGATGGACGAGCGCTTTACCTTCGACGACTGGCAGGCTGGCGTGTCTGGGCAGCCGGTGCTCGCCGGCGCGCTGGTCAAGTTGCAAGGGCACATTCAGGACGTCAAGGAGGTCGGTTCGCACTCGGTGCTGTTCGTCGAGCTGGACGATATCGACGTCAGGGAAGAGCG is part of the Oxalobacteraceae bacterium OTU3CAMAD1 genome and encodes:
- the hpaC gene encoding 4-hydroxyphenylacetate 3-monooxygenase, reductase component; the encoded protein is MSTATVKPAASPAALTPRQTAFRHAMAHLPAAVCIITTHGSAGRCGITASAVCSVTDSPPTVLVCINRNSAMHDVLKQNGHLCVNVLSGEHEQLAMHFSGATKVAMDERFTFDDWQAGVSGQPVLAGALVKLQGHIQDVKEVGSHSVLFVELDDIDVREERDSLIYFNRLFHTVRPTRAVA